A part of Armatimonadota bacterium genomic DNA contains:
- a CDS encoding (d)CMP kinase produces the protein MSRRVQVAIDGPAGAGKSSVARGLAAALGYTYIDTGAMYRAVAYKASQAGLDVQRDAGPIGDLAGMMEFEFRDLDGEQHLFVDGEDVSEIIRTPEMGKLSSPVSAIPAVREHLVAAQRRMAGSGGTVMEGRDIGTVVLPGAQVKIFLTATDEERARRREHQLLEMGIAQPFDQILADIRERDHRDSTRAIAPLKKADDAVEIVSDNMTKDQVIAELVRIVRAAEEAI, from the coding sequence GTGAGCAGGCGGGTGCAGGTCGCCATCGACGGACCGGCCGGCGCTGGAAAGAGCAGCGTAGCCCGTGGGCTTGCAGCAGCCTTGGGCTATACGTACATCGACACCGGCGCCATGTACCGCGCGGTGGCTTACAAAGCTTCCCAGGCGGGGTTGGATGTCCAGCGGGATGCGGGGCCCATCGGCGATCTCGCGGGGATGATGGAGTTTGAGTTCCGAGACCTTGATGGCGAGCAGCATCTGTTCGTGGACGGGGAGGATGTATCCGAGATCATCCGCACGCCGGAGATGGGCAAGCTGTCGTCGCCGGTCTCCGCAATTCCGGCAGTACGGGAGCATCTCGTGGCCGCTCAGCGCCGCATGGCCGGCTCGGGCGGTACAGTGATGGAAGGCCGGGACATCGGCACCGTCGTCCTGCCGGGTGCACAGGTGAAAATCTTCCTCACCGCGACTGACGAAGAGCGAGCCCGGCGCAGGGAGCACCAGCTTCTCGAAATGGGTATCGCGCAGCCCTTCGACCAGATCCTCGCCGATATCCGGGAGCGCGACCACCGGGACAGCACCCGCGCAATTGCGCCCTTGAAAAAGGCCGACGATGCCGTCGAGATCGTGAGTGACAATATGACCAAGGATCAGGTCATCGCCGAACTGGTCCGCATCGTCCGGGCTGCCGAGGAGGCCATCTGA